The following are encoded in a window of uncultured Pseudomonas sp. genomic DNA:
- a CDS encoding DUF1302 domain-containing protein produces MRTKTRHAIFQPSVLATAIALCCVAPVQAVTFNLGEVEGQFDSSLSVGASWSVRGAEPDFIGTRNGGKASSQTNDDGRLNFKKGETFSKIFKGIHDLELKYGDTGVFIRGKYWYDFETKDESRLLYDIVDSNRKTAAQASGAEILDAFIYHNYNLGGMPGSVRVGKQVVSWGESTFIQNSINSINPVDAAAFRRPGAEIKEGLIPVNMLYVSQSLTDSVSMEAFYQLEWDQTVIDNCGTFFAPSDTAADGCNDRLAVFGADVAPGASNNTGAPGNPIYVPRGGDRDARDSGQFGVALRWFAESLNDTEFGLYAMNYHSRTPNGSFVRTSTPSASLIPGAPNARYFLEYPEDIRLYGISFQTNVEGTALSGELSYRPNMPISINSTDLTFASLALPNSPVFTSGHARNVAGEEISGYVRKPVTQAQITAVQFFDRVLGASRLTLLGEVGYNHVSGISNDIGDLRFGRDPVYGIGELTPNAACTGSLNTANPDECNDDGFITSSSWGYRLRASADYSNVFAGVNLTPSIAWSHDVDGYGPNFSEGSKAVSLGLNADYQNTYTASLSYTDFFGGDYNTNVDRDFVALSFGVNF; encoded by the coding sequence ATGAGAACAAAAACAAGACATGCCATCTTCCAGCCTAGTGTTTTGGCGACTGCCATTGCGCTGTGCTGTGTCGCGCCTGTTCAGGCCGTAACGTTTAACCTTGGTGAGGTCGAAGGGCAGTTCGATTCGTCCCTTTCTGTGGGTGCCAGTTGGAGCGTACGCGGCGCTGAACCGGACTTTATCGGCACGCGCAATGGCGGCAAGGCGTCCTCGCAAACCAACGATGACGGCCGCCTGAACTTCAAGAAGGGCGAAACCTTCTCGAAAATCTTCAAAGGCATTCATGACCTTGAGCTGAAGTACGGCGATACCGGCGTGTTTATTCGCGGCAAGTACTGGTACGACTTCGAAACCAAGGACGAAAGCCGCCTGCTCTATGACATCGTCGACAGCAACCGCAAGACCGCGGCGCAGGCCTCTGGCGCGGAAATCCTCGATGCGTTTATCTACCACAACTACAACCTGGGTGGCATGCCGGGTAGCGTGCGGGTGGGTAAGCAGGTGGTGAGTTGGGGTGAGAGCACTTTTATCCAGAACTCGATCAACTCAATCAACCCGGTGGATGCCGCAGCGTTCCGCCGTCCTGGTGCGGAGATCAAAGAGGGTTTGATTCCGGTCAATATGCTCTACGTGTCGCAGAGCCTGACTGACAGCGTGAGCATGGAGGCGTTCTATCAGCTGGAGTGGGACCAGACGGTTATTGATAACTGCGGCACCTTCTTCGCCCCCAGTGACACCGCGGCTGATGGCTGCAATGATCGCCTGGCGGTGTTCGGCGCGGATGTAGCGCCAGGTGCCTCGAACAACACCGGTGCTCCTGGCAATCCCATTTATGTCCCGCGTGGCGGCGATCGGGATGCGCGCGACAGTGGCCAGTTCGGCGTTGCCCTGCGCTGGTTTGCCGAATCGCTGAACGACACCGAGTTCGGTCTGTATGCGATGAACTACCACAGCCGTACCCCGAACGGCAGTTTCGTACGCACCAGCACACCCTCTGCGTCCCTCATTCCTGGCGCGCCGAATGCCCGCTACTTTCTCGAGTACCCCGAAGATATCCGCCTGTATGGCATAAGTTTTCAAACCAACGTCGAGGGCACTGCGCTGTCGGGTGAACTCAGCTATCGGCCAAACATGCCGATCTCGATCAACTCTACCGACCTGACCTTTGCTTCGCTGGCATTGCCTAATTCACCGGTGTTTACCAGTGGTCATGCGCGCAATGTCGCCGGCGAGGAAATCAGTGGTTATGTGCGCAAACCGGTGACCCAGGCTCAGATTACTGCGGTGCAGTTCTTTGACCGGGTGCTCGGTGCCAGCCGCCTGACCCTGCTCGGTGAGGTGGGTTACAACCATGTCAGTGGTATCAGTAATGATATCGGCGATCTGCGCTTCGGCCGCGATCCGGTCTATGGCATTGGTGAGTTAACCCCTAATGCTGCCTGTACCGGCTCGCTGAATACCGCCAACCCTGATGAGTGTAATGACGATGGCTTTATCACCAGCAGCTCCTGGGGCTATCGCCTGCGCGCCAGTGCCGACTACAGCAACGTTTTTGCCGGGGTCAACCTGACGCCGAGTATCGCTTGGTCGCATGACGTTGATGGTTATGGACCCAACTTTAGCGAAGGCAGTAAAGCCGTCAGCCTGGGTTTGAATGCTGATTACCAGAACACCTACACCGCCAGCCTCAGTTACACCGACTTTTTTGGTGGTGATTACAACACCAACGTCGACCGTGACTTTGTCGCCCTCAGTTTTGGTGTGAACTTCTGA
- a CDS encoding LuxR C-terminal-related transcriptional regulator encodes MNALAPFSLSVAATSCGSVKRPPPGHIPRVTLQQRLLDQDCQLRLLIAPAGFGKSVLLADCARECPPDCRVLWLNCAAEGISAEQLVQQLGTLLGYPAQLTAGEVLIALAQETRRLWIMLNDYPARPDSDLDDVLDQLLLVTSASVCWWLGSRRRPACNLSRLLLEGELLELGATDLSFTEAEVAGWLQQLDPARSTWAPALHGLTHGWPAALRLRLLAAQAEPAEASAPLDAEHNHLLAEYVEREVLRELPHELLQMFYQLAQLPRFNPALCEHLFGVGEGANWLRMLIERGLFIQEVESGKGWWVLFAPLAALLQRLTAGTAYSALHVHASQWFASQGDIRAAVEHALLAGQPEVASSFLERFTEEQVLQGQDLPLILRWRSELPESLLCSTPRLILLNAWVLLLVGRLDEAQHCIDQLARFQPRSDGLRTRELFAHWQAIQGIIAYGRLCAVSARGHLLEALQGLPESAWAQSLLCRSALTLVAIGQGDLELAQKLSFEALKRARSHGNPVFEALLELDHGLLLEARGEFARAEKLLLRVLTAGHLSTLQNTPVRARLQLRLARVQLRQGRRAEAANGFAAGLALALNWGDPAAFHGYLGLAELAMVQGDLATAFAQLGEAERLMQRQHVSETLYRGTLLLASSHLWIAQGHHERARLAVDRVLAYEQKVKAILPTPNFPELIPRLQLLGLQLDLAQGADVREALRQLRDQALNQGRQALLSELLLAYAEACDAHADQAAAEQARAEGQALRRRLGYQCLWFTLGNPLNECALPGETANTLSQRELAVLQLIAQGCSNQEVAEQLFISLHTVKTHARRINGKLGVSRRTQAVAKAKALGLF; translated from the coding sequence ATGAACGCATTAGCGCCTTTTTCGCTGAGCGTCGCTGCGACTTCCTGCGGCAGCGTTAAGCGCCCACCTCCCGGCCATATTCCGCGCGTAACCCTGCAGCAACGGCTGCTTGACCAAGACTGTCAACTGCGACTGCTGATCGCGCCTGCCGGGTTTGGCAAGAGCGTATTGCTGGCCGACTGCGCCCGTGAGTGCCCGCCAGACTGCCGCGTCCTCTGGCTCAACTGTGCCGCTGAAGGCATCTCAGCCGAGCAGTTGGTGCAGCAACTGGGCACGCTGCTCGGTTACCCGGCACAGCTAACGGCTGGCGAAGTGCTGATCGCACTGGCGCAGGAGACGCGGCGTCTGTGGATCATGCTCAACGATTACCCGGCACGGCCGGACAGCGATCTGGATGACGTCCTCGATCAACTGCTCTTGGTGACTTCCGCCAGCGTGTGCTGGTGGCTGGGCAGCCGCCGCCGGCCGGCCTGTAACTTGTCGCGGCTGTTGCTGGAAGGCGAGCTGCTGGAGTTGGGCGCGACTGACCTGTCGTTTACCGAGGCCGAGGTTGCCGGCTGGCTGCAACAGCTGGACCCTGCCCGCAGCACCTGGGCGCCCGCGCTGCACGGGCTCACTCACGGCTGGCCGGCGGCATTGCGCCTGCGCTTATTGGCTGCCCAGGCCGAGCCCGCTGAAGCAAGTGCGCCGCTGGATGCGGAGCACAATCACTTGCTCGCTGAGTACGTCGAGCGCGAGGTGTTGCGCGAGCTGCCGCACGAGCTGCTGCAGATGTTCTATCAGCTGGCCCAGTTACCACGCTTTAACCCGGCGCTGTGTGAGCACTTGTTTGGTGTGGGGGAGGGGGCGAACTGGCTGCGCATGTTGATTGAGCGTGGTTTGTTTATTCAGGAAGTCGAATCCGGCAAGGGCTGGTGGGTCTTGTTTGCGCCGCTGGCCGCGCTGTTGCAGCGACTGACTGCGGGCACCGCTTACAGCGCGCTGCATGTGCACGCCAGCCAATGGTTCGCCAGCCAGGGCGATATTCGCGCGGCGGTGGAGCATGCCTTGCTGGCCGGGCAGCCGGAGGTGGCCAGCAGCTTTTTGGAGCGCTTTACCGAGGAGCAGGTGCTGCAAGGTCAGGACTTGCCGCTGATCCTGCGCTGGCGCAGCGAGTTACCCGAGAGCCTGCTGTGCAGTACGCCCAGGTTAATTCTGCTGAATGCCTGGGTCTTGCTGTTGGTCGGGCGTCTGGATGAGGCGCAGCACTGTATCGATCAACTGGCCAGGTTTCAGCCGCGCAGTGATGGCCTGCGCACCCGCGAGCTGTTTGCTCACTGGCAAGCGATTCAGGGGATCATCGCCTACGGTCGGCTTTGCGCAGTCAGTGCGCGCGGCCATCTGCTTGAAGCCTTGCAGGGTTTGCCGGAAAGCGCCTGGGCGCAGTCCTTGCTCTGTCGCTCGGCACTGACGTTAGTGGCGATTGGTCAGGGTGATCTGGAACTGGCGCAAAAGCTCAGTTTCGAGGCCTTGAAACGCGCGCGGTCGCACGGCAACCCTGTGTTTGAGGCCCTGTTGGAGTTGGACCACGGGTTGTTGTTGGAGGCGCGCGGCGAGTTTGCCCGTGCCGAGAAACTGTTGCTGCGGGTGTTGACTGCGGGCCACCTGAGCACCCTGCAAAATACCCCGGTGCGGGCGCGGCTGCAGCTGCGTTTGGCCCGCGTGCAGTTACGTCAGGGCAGGCGTGCCGAGGCGGCCAATGGTTTTGCCGCTGGGCTTGCGCTGGCACTCAACTGGGGGGACCCCGCGGCATTTCATGGCTACCTTGGTTTGGCCGAGTTGGCCATGGTGCAGGGCGACCTGGCCACGGCCTTTGCTCAGCTGGGCGAAGCCGAGCGGTTGATGCAACGCCAGCACGTCAGTGAAACCCTGTACCGCGGCACCCTGCTACTGGCCAGCAGTCACCTGTGGATCGCCCAGGGGCACCATGAGCGTGCGCGCCTGGCGGTGGATCGAGTGTTGGCTTATGAGCAGAAGGTTAAGGCGATTCTGCCTACACCGAACTTCCCCGAGTTGATCCCACGCCTGCAGTTGTTAGGGCTGCAGCTGGATCTGGCACAAGGCGCGGATGTGCGTGAAGCCTTGCGACAGCTGCGTGATCAAGCCTTGAACCAGGGGCGTCAGGCGCTGCTCAGTGAACTCTTGCTGGCATATGCCGAGGCTTGCGATGCGCACGCTGACCAAGCCGCGGCCGAGCAGGCGCGGGCGGAGGGGCAGGCGCTACGCCGTCGCCTGGGTTATCAATGCCTGTGGTTTACCCTGGGCAACCCCCTGAATGAGTGCGCCTTGCCGGGCGAAACGGCCAATACGCTGAGCCAGCGCGAGCTGGCCGTGCTGCAGCTGATCGCCCAGGGCTGTTCGAATCAGGAAGTGGCCGAGCAGCTGTTTATTTCACTGCACACGGTTAAGACCCATGCCCGGCGGATCAACGGCAAACTGGGCGTGTCGCGGCGCACCCAGGCGGTGGCCAAGGCTAAGGCACTGGGTTTGTTCTAG
- a CDS encoding DUF1329 domain-containing protein has translation MKSTRILQAGALALTLLASSVMAAVSEQEAAQLGVSLTPLGGEMAGNAEGTIPAWTGGLPTNAAAVDSKGFLADPFASEQPLFTITAANAEQYKDKLSAGQMAMLKRYADSYKIPVYATHRTTAVPEAIAAAAKLSALNTTPVDGGNGLLNFNASRYYAFPIPKSGVEVVWNHITRYRGGNTRRIVTQATPQTNGSYSLVKFEDEVAFPADMPDLDPAKGSNILLYFKQRVTAPSRLAGNVLLVHETIDQVKEPRLAWIYNAGQRRVRRAPQVAYDGPGTAADGMRTADNFDLFSGAPDRYDWKLVGKKEMYIPYNSYKLDSPALAYDDVIKAGHINQDLARYELHRVWEVVATLKSGERHIYAKRHMYVDEDSWQIALVDHYDGRGQLWRVAEGHAQQYFNHQVPGYTLEALYDLVAGRYLALGMKNEEKSAYNFGFKASAADYTPAALRSSGVR, from the coding sequence ATGAAAAGCACAAGAATCCTGCAAGCCGGAGCGCTGGCGCTGACCCTGTTAGCCAGCAGTGTGATGGCCGCAGTCTCTGAGCAAGAAGCCGCTCAGTTGGGCGTCAGCCTGACGCCGCTGGGCGGTGAAATGGCTGGTAATGCCGAGGGCACCATCCCTGCCTGGACTGGTGGCCTGCCGACCAACGCCGCCGCTGTCGACAGCAAAGGTTTTCTCGCTGACCCGTTTGCCAGCGAGCAACCGTTGTTCACCATCACCGCCGCCAATGCCGAGCAGTACAAGGACAAACTGTCAGCCGGGCAGATGGCCATGCTCAAGCGCTACGCGGACAGCTACAAGATCCCGGTCTATGCCACCCATCGCACCACCGCCGTGCCTGAGGCCATTGCAGCCGCCGCCAAGCTCAGTGCGCTGAATACCACGCCGGTGGATGGCGGCAACGGTCTGCTCAACTTTAACGCCAGTCGTTATTACGCCTTCCCGATCCCCAAAAGCGGCGTTGAGGTGGTGTGGAACCACATCACCCGATACCGCGGGGGCAATACCCGTCGGATCGTCACGCAAGCTACGCCGCAGACTAACGGCTCCTACAGCCTGGTGAAGTTCGAGGACGAGGTGGCGTTCCCGGCGGATATGCCGGACCTCGACCCCGCCAAGGGCAGCAACATACTGCTGTATTTCAAACAGCGGGTGACGGCACCTTCGCGCCTGGCCGGTAACGTATTGCTGGTCCACGAGACCATTGATCAGGTCAAGGAACCGCGCCTGGCCTGGATCTATAACGCCGGTCAGCGTCGGGTACGCCGCGCACCCCAGGTAGCCTACGACGGTCCGGGTACCGCCGCTGACGGTATGCGCACGGCCGACAACTTCGACTTGTTTTCCGGCGCGCCGGATCGCTACGACTGGAAGTTGGTCGGCAAGAAGGAAATGTACATTCCATACAACAGCTACAAGCTCGATTCGCCAGCGCTGGCTTACGACGATGTGATCAAGGCCGGGCATATCAACCAGGACCTGGCCCGCTACGAGTTGCACCGGGTGTGGGAGGTGGTGGCCACGCTGAAGAGTGGTGAACGGCATATTTATGCCAAGCGGCATATGTATGTCGATGAGGACAGCTGGCAGATCGCCCTGGTCGACCATTACGACGGTCGCGGCCAACTCTGGCGTGTGGCGGAGGGCCATGCGCAGCAGTACTTCAACCATCAGGTGCCGGGTTACACCCTGGAGGCGCTGTACGACCTGGTGGCTGGTCGCTATTTGGCCTTGGGCATGAAGAACGAGGAAAAGTCAGCGTACAACTTCGGCTTCAAGGCCTCCGCGGCCGACTACACGCCGGCCGCTTTGCGCAGTTCAGGCGTGCGTTAA
- the gcvP gene encoding aminomethyl-transferring glycine dehydrogenase, with protein MTKLTTQNEFVARHIGPREADTAAMLELLGYASIDALTDNVIPESIKGTSVLGSLPGLSEADALAKIKAIAGKNQQFKTYIGQGYHGTHTPSPILRNLLENPAWYTAYTPYQPEISQGRLESLLNFQTLVTDLTGMQIANASLLDEATAAAEAMTFCKRLSKNKASNAFFASQHCHPQTLDVLRTRAEPLGIEVVVGDEASITDASAYFGALLQYPASNGDIFDYRELVARFHAANALVAVAADLLALTLLTPPGEFGADVALGSAQRFGVPLGFGGPHAAYFATRDAFKRDMPGRLVGMSIDRFGKPALRLAMQTREQHIRREKATSNICTAQVLLANIASMYAVYHGPKGLTQIAQRTHQFTAILAKGLRALGYSVEQEFFFDTLSLATGSKTAALHAAARKASINLREIDGERLGLSLDETTDQAAVEALLAVFAEGKAVPAFAELAAGVTAQLPQGLLRESAILAHPVFNRYHSETELMRYLRKLADKDLALDRSMIPLGSCTMKLNAASEMIPVTWAEFGNLHPFAPVEQSQGYSQLTTELEAMLCAATGYDGISLQPNAGSQGEYAGLLAIRAYHHSRGDDQRDICLIPQSAHGTNPATASMAGMRVVVTACDSSGNVDIADLKAKAEEHKERLAALMITYPSTHGVFEEGIREICQIIHDNGGQVYIDGANMNAMVGLCAPGQFGGDVSHLNLHKTFCIPHGGGGPGVGPIGVKAHLIPFLPGHGHMARKEGAVSAAPFGSASILPITWMYISMMGGEGLKRASQMAILNANYIARRLEEHYPVLYSGAGGLVAHECILDIRPIKDSSGISVDDVAKRLIDFGFHAPTMSFPVAGTLMIEPTESESKEELDRFCDAMIAIREEIRAVEAGHLDATDNPLKNAPHTALELVGEWTHGYSREQAVYPTATLIEGKYWPPVGRVDNVFGDRNLICACPSIEAYQDA; from the coding sequence ATGACCAAGCTGACCACCCAGAACGAATTTGTCGCCCGCCACATCGGCCCACGTGAGGCTGATACCGCGGCCATGCTCGAACTGCTCGGCTACGCCAGCATCGACGCACTGACCGACAACGTGATCCCCGAGAGCATCAAGGGCACCAGCGTGCTGGGCTCACTGCCGGGCCTGTCGGAAGCCGACGCGCTGGCCAAGATCAAAGCCATCGCTGGCAAAAACCAGCAATTCAAAACCTACATCGGCCAGGGCTATCACGGCACCCACACGCCAAGCCCGATCCTGCGCAACCTGCTGGAAAACCCGGCCTGGTACACCGCCTACACCCCGTACCAGCCAGAAATCTCCCAGGGTCGCCTGGAGTCCTTGCTGAACTTCCAGACCCTGGTCACCGACCTCACCGGTATGCAGATCGCCAACGCGTCCCTGCTCGATGAGGCCACCGCCGCCGCCGAAGCCATGACCTTCTGCAAGCGCCTGTCGAAGAACAAGGCCAGCAACGCCTTCTTCGCCTCGCAGCACTGCCACCCGCAAACCCTCGACGTGCTGCGCACCCGTGCCGAGCCGCTGGGCATTGAAGTAGTGGTAGGCGACGAAGCCAGCATCACTGACGCCAGCGCCTACTTCGGCGCACTGCTGCAGTACCCGGCGAGCAATGGCGACATCTTCGATTACCGCGAGCTGGTAGCGCGCTTCCACGCCGCCAACGCGCTGGTTGCCGTGGCCGCTGACCTGCTGGCCCTGACCCTGCTCACCCCGCCGGGTGAGTTTGGTGCCGACGTGGCCCTGGGCAGCGCGCAGCGCTTCGGTGTGCCGCTGGGCTTCGGTGGCCCGCACGCCGCCTACTTCGCCACCCGCGATGCATTCAAACGCGACATGCCGGGCCGCCTGGTCGGCATGTCGATCGACCGTTTCGGCAAGCCGGCCCTGCGCCTGGCCATGCAGACCCGCGAGCAGCACATCCGCCGCGAGAAGGCCACCAGCAACATCTGCACCGCCCAGGTGCTGCTGGCCAACATCGCCAGCATGTACGCCGTGTACCACGGCCCCAAAGGTCTGACCCAGATCGCCCAGCGCACCCACCAGTTCACCGCGATCCTGGCCAAGGGCCTGCGCGCTTTGGGCTACAGCGTTGAGCAGGAATTCTTCTTCGACACCCTGAGCCTGGCCACCGGCAGCAAGACCGCCGCCCTGCACGCGGCTGCGCGCAAAGCCAGCATCAACCTGCGTGAAATCGATGGCGAGCGCCTGGGCCTATCCCTGGACGAAACCACTGACCAGGCCGCTGTCGAAGCACTGCTGGCGGTATTTGCCGAGGGCAAAGCCGTGCCGGCATTCGCCGAGCTGGCCGCAGGCGTCACCGCACAACTGCCGCAAGGCCTGCTGCGTGAGTCGGCGATCCTCGCGCACCCGGTGTTCAACCGTTATCACTCGGAAACCGAGTTGATGCGCTACCTGCGCAAACTGGCCGACAAGGACCTGGCGCTGGACCGCAGCATGATCCCGCTGGGCTCCTGCACCATGAAGCTCAACGCCGCCAGCGAAATGATCCCGGTGACCTGGGCCGAATTCGGCAACCTGCACCCCTTCGCTCCGGTTGAGCAAAGCCAAGGCTACAGCCAGCTGACCACTGAACTGGAAGCCATGCTCTGCGCGGCCACCGGTTACGACGGCATCTCCCTGCAGCCGAACGCCGGTTCCCAGGGCGAGTACGCCGGCCTGCTGGCCATCCGCGCGTACCACCACAGCCGCGGCGACGATCAGCGCGACATCTGCCTGATCCCGCAGTCGGCCCACGGCACCAACCCGGCCACCGCCAGCATGGCCGGCATGCGTGTAGTCGTCACCGCCTGCGACAGCAGCGGTAACGTCGACATCGCCGATCTTAAGGCCAAGGCCGAAGAGCACAAAGAGCGCCTGGCTGCGCTGATGATTACCTACCCGTCGACCCACGGCGTGTTCGAGGAAGGCATCCGCGAAATCTGCCAGATCATTCATGACAACGGCGGCCAGGTGTACATCGACGGCGCCAACATGAATGCCATGGTCGGCCTCTGCGCCCCAGGCCAGTTCGGCGGCGACGTCTCGCACCTGAACCTGCACAAGACCTTCTGCATCCCGCACGGCGGTGGCGGCCCAGGCGTCGGCCCGATTGGCGTCAAAGCGCACCTGATTCCGTTCCTGCCGGGCCATGGTCACATGGCGCGCAAGGAAGGTGCCGTCAGCGCCGCACCGTTCGGCAGCGCCAGCATCCTGCCAATCACCTGGATGTACATCAGCATGATGGGCGGCGAAGGCCTCAAGCGCGCCTCGCAGATGGCCATTCTCAACGCCAACTACATCGCCCGCCGCCTCGAAGAGCACTACCCCGTGCTGTATTCGGGCGCCGGTGGCCTGGTGGCGCACGAGTGCATTCTGGACATCCGTCCGATCAAGGACAGCAGCGGCATCAGCGTTGACGATGTGGCCAAGCGCCTGATCGACTTCGGTTTCCACGCCCCGACCATGTCCTTCCCGGTCGCCGGCACGCTGATGATCGAACCGACCGAAAGCGAATCCAAGGAAGAACTGGACCGCTTCTGCGACGCCATGATCGCCATTCGCGAAGAAATTCGTGCGGTGGAAGCCGGTCATCTGGACGCCACCGACAACCCGTTGAAAAACGCCCCGCACACCGCCCTGGAACTGGTCGGTGAATGGACGCACGGCTACAGCCGCGAGCAGGCGGTGTACCCAACCGCCACGCTGATCGAAGGCAAGTACTGGCCACCGGTCGGCCGCGTCGACAACGTGTTCGGCGACCGCAACCTGATCTGCGCCTGCCCGTCCATCGAGGCGTATCAGGACGCTTAA
- the gcvH gene encoding glycine cleavage system protein GcvH translates to MSELRFTVEHEWLRQDADGLVTVGITAYAQEALGDVVFVQLPEAQSYAEGDEVAVLESVKAASNISMPLDGEVVEVNGELESSPELVNEEPLGKGWFFRFRPANASAVADLLDQAAYERLLNANADA, encoded by the coding sequence ATGAGCGAATTGCGTTTTACCGTTGAGCACGAATGGCTGCGTCAGGATGCCGATGGCCTGGTTACCGTGGGCATCACCGCCTATGCCCAGGAAGCCTTGGGTGACGTGGTATTCGTGCAATTGCCAGAGGCCCAGAGCTACGCCGAGGGCGACGAAGTGGCCGTACTGGAATCGGTAAAAGCGGCAAGCAATATCTCCATGCCGCTGGACGGTGAGGTGGTTGAGGTCAATGGCGAGCTAGAATCCAGCCCTGAGTTGGTTAACGAAGAGCCCCTGGGTAAAGGTTGGTTCTTCCGTTTCCGCCCGGCCAATGCCAGCGCGGTAGCCGACCTGCTCGATCAGGCTGCCTACGAGCGCCTGCTCAACGCCAATGCTGACGCCTGA
- the glyA gene encoding serine hydroxymethyltransferase: MFSKHDQLQGYDDALLAAINAEEQRQEDHIELIASENYCSQRVMLAQGSGLTNKYAEGYPGKRYYGGCEHVDKVEALAIERAKQLFGADYANVQPHSGSSANSAVYLALLNAGDTILGMSLAHGGHLTHGAKVSSSGKLYNAVQYGIDEQGLIDYAEVERLALEHKPKMIVAGFSAYSRTLDFARFRAIADKVDALLFVDMAHVAGLVAAGLYPNPMPFADVVTTTTHKTLRGPRGGLILARANADIEKKLNSAVFPGSQGGPLMHVIAAKAVCFKEALEPAFKTYQQQVIDNAQAMAEVFVGRGYDVVSGGTDNHLMLISLVKQGLTGKAADAALGDAHITVNKNAVPNDPQSPFVTSGIRIGTPAVTTRGFKQTECRTLAGWICDILDELDNPALIERVRGQVAALCASFPVYAD; the protein is encoded by the coding sequence ATGTTCAGCAAACACGACCAACTGCAAGGTTATGACGACGCCCTGCTCGCCGCGATCAACGCCGAAGAGCAACGCCAGGAAGATCACATTGAGCTGATCGCCTCGGAAAACTATTGCAGCCAGCGCGTCATGCTGGCGCAAGGCAGTGGCCTGACCAACAAGTACGCCGAAGGCTATCCGGGCAAGCGTTACTACGGCGGCTGTGAGCATGTCGACAAGGTCGAGGCCCTGGCCATCGAGCGCGCCAAGCAGTTGTTCGGTGCCGACTACGCCAACGTCCAGCCGCATTCCGGCTCATCGGCCAACAGCGCGGTGTACCTGGCGCTGCTCAATGCCGGCGACACCATCCTCGGTATGAGCCTGGCCCACGGCGGCCACCTGACCCACGGCGCCAAGGTGTCGTCTTCGGGCAAGCTGTACAACGCGGTGCAATACGGCATCGACGAGCAAGGCCTGATCGATTACGCCGAAGTCGAACGCCTGGCGCTTGAGCACAAGCCGAAGATGATCGTCGCCGGTTTCTCCGCCTATTCGCGCACCCTGGATTTCGCCCGTTTCCGCGCAATCGCCGACAAGGTCGACGCCCTGCTGTTTGTCGACATGGCCCACGTCGCCGGCTTGGTCGCCGCAGGCCTGTACCCCAACCCGATGCCGTTTGCCGATGTGGTCACCACCACCACCCACAAAACCCTGCGCGGCCCACGCGGTGGCTTGATCCTGGCGCGCGCCAATGCGGACATCGAGAAGAAGCTCAACTCGGCGGTATTCCCCGGCAGCCAGGGCGGCCCGCTGATGCACGTGATCGCAGCCAAGGCAGTGTGCTTCAAGGAAGCGCTGGAGCCTGCTTTTAAAACCTATCAACAGCAGGTCATCGACAACGCCCAGGCCATGGCCGAAGTGTTCGTTGGCCGCGGCTATGACGTGGTTTCCGGCGGCACCGACAACCACCTGATGCTGATCAGTCTGGTCAAGCAGGGCCTGACCGGCAAAGCCGCCGATGCGGCGCTGGGTGATGCGCATATCACGGTGAACAAGAACGCCGTGCCGAATGACCCGCAGTCGCCGTTCGTCACTTCTGGCATCCGCATCGGCACTCCGGCCGTGACCACGCGCGGCTTCAAGCAAACCGAATGCCGCACCCTGGCTGGCTGGATCTGCGACATTCTCGATGAGCTGGACAACCCGGCGCTGATCGAGCGCGTCCGTGGTCAGGTGGCGGCACTCTGCGCCAGCTTCCCGGTCTACGCTGACTAA